Proteins encoded within one genomic window of Misgurnus anguillicaudatus chromosome 18, ASM2758022v2, whole genome shotgun sequence:
- the tmem251 gene encoding lysosomal enzyme trafficking factor isoform X1 yields MSSIEQESSMRRAWRMMNFRQRMGWMGVGLYLLASVAAVYYIFEISQTYNGLALSHVEKAAVAQPKWTGDTPSSAPLSTSWTLTLKTRLLLLPFWVWAAIFLIPYLQVFLFLYSCTRADPKTVGYCILPICLAVLCNRHQTFAKASNQISRLQLIDT; encoded by the exons ATGAGCAGCATTGAACAAGAGTCTTCAATG aGAAGAGCATGGAGAATGATGAATTTCCGTCAGCGGATGGGGTGGATGGGTGTTGGACTGTACCTGTTGGCCAGTGTCGCTGCAGTGTATTACATATTTGAGATCAGCCAAACATACAACGGCCTTGCGCTGTCCCATGTAGAAAAGGCAGCTGTAGCGCAACCAAAATGGACGGGAGATACACCTTCCTCCGCCCCTTTGTCAACCTCATGGACATTGACTCTGAAAACAAGACTACTACTACTTCCCTTCTGGGTGTGGGCTGCCATTTTCCTTATTCCATACCTGCAGGTGTTTCTCTTTCTGTATTCCTGCACGAGGGCGGACCCCAAGACTGTAGGGTACTGCATTTTGCCCATCTGCCTTGCTGTGCTTTGCAACCGTCACCAAACCTTTGCCAAGGCTTCTAATCAGATCAGCAGACTGCAACTGATTGACACATGA
- the tmem251 gene encoding lysosomal enzyme trafficking factor isoform X2 — translation MMNFRQRMGWMGVGLYLLASVAAVYYIFEISQTYNGLALSHVEKAAVAQPKWTGDTPSSAPLSTSWTLTLKTRLLLLPFWVWAAIFLIPYLQVFLFLYSCTRADPKTVGYCILPICLAVLCNRHQTFAKASNQISRLQLIDT, via the coding sequence ATGATGAATTTCCGTCAGCGGATGGGGTGGATGGGTGTTGGACTGTACCTGTTGGCCAGTGTCGCTGCAGTGTATTACATATTTGAGATCAGCCAAACATACAACGGCCTTGCGCTGTCCCATGTAGAAAAGGCAGCTGTAGCGCAACCAAAATGGACGGGAGATACACCTTCCTCCGCCCCTTTGTCAACCTCATGGACATTGACTCTGAAAACAAGACTACTACTACTTCCCTTCTGGGTGTGGGCTGCCATTTTCCTTATTCCATACCTGCAGGTGTTTCTCTTTCTGTATTCCTGCACGAGGGCGGACCCCAAGACTGTAGGGTACTGCATTTTGCCCATCTGCCTTGCTGTGCTTTGCAACCGTCACCAAACCTTTGCCAAGGCTTCTAATCAGATCAGCAGACTGCAACTGATTGACACATGA